One genomic window of Punica granatum isolate Tunisia-2019 chromosome 1, ASM765513v2, whole genome shotgun sequence includes the following:
- the LOC116207581 gene encoding pentatricopeptide repeat-containing protein At5g14770, mitochondrial-like has protein sequence MAKELLEQTCERDIVDCDSWNILIRWLCGHFKLKQALQVLGKMVVASLVPDSSTHSALILGYSKLGLHDDAIKLFDRVCASCWLLDPLSHSELIKSLCAIGRTLEAAEVFRYMSVKKHPLESCSFNMLMKAIFDTRGIHEARKMLTLAAECGVSFSDETYTVMLDGLSEKPKYQFIVLAQMVVRGFGISREAYAILIRGAMSSLSQAKEAVLLFNLMVTEGMIPESESLLDLLSIFAGHSQLHKISCSIVELLSTHEVLNSDMY, from the coding sequence ATGGCAAAAGAGCTGCTCGAGCAGACGTGTGAAAGGGATATTGTTGACTGTGATTCCTGGAATATTCTGATCAGATGGCTCTGTGGGCACTTTAAGCTCAAACAAGCATTGCAAGTTCTTGGAAAAATGGTTGTGGCTTCACTAGTTCCTGATTCTTCCACGCACTCAGCTCTCATTCTTGGTTACAGTAAATTGGGGTTACATGATGATGCCATAAAGCTGTTTGACCGGGTATGTGCGAGCTGCTGGCTATTGGATCCACTGTCTCACTCCGAGCTAATAAAAAGCCTCTGTGCAATCGGGAGGACTCTTGAGGCTGCAGAAGTGTTCCGTTATATGTCTGTGAAGAAACATCCCCTCGAATCTTGCTCGTTCAATATGCTCATGAAGGCTATTTTTGACACAAGGGGCATTCATGAAGCAAGGAAGATGCTGACATTGGCAGCAGAGTGCGGTGTTTCTTTTAGTGATGAAACATACACCGTCATGTTAGATGGTCTATCTGAGAAGCCTAAATATCAGTTTATCGTGCTGGCGCAGATGGTGGTAAGAGGATTTGGGATTAGTAGAGAAGCTTACGCCATCCTCATAAGGGGTGCCATGAGTTCATTGAGTCAAGCAAAGGAAGCGGTTTTACTTTTCAACCTGATGGTCACTGAGGGAATGATCCCTGAATCAGAATCCTTGCTTGACTTACTCTCCATATTTGCCGGTCATTCTCAGTTACACAAGATTTCTTGTTCAATCGTTGAACTTCTCTCTACACATGAAGTTCTGAACTCAGACATGTACTGA
- the LOC116207590 gene encoding pentatricopeptide repeat-containing protein At4g20740-like — protein MAVKLSPLASPKNIHRRVNLFARLSSIPCPVDVEIPQETRHSSTNSSDYESNIKFLRGKLVPDNLIRVLGSTGNIESLVRIFKWAALQKRFQHTAGTYCGMVLKLDLAEKGELKDVIFVYKEMVKAGRAPSIDTLNYLLEALIEAGWIDSALDQYRRINKKGFAPNSRTFEVLIKNLFKKGRIDEVVVILPDMVELRMEMDPSFYTCVITLLCKEDKLGEGMRLFKTMRASKLVPDPSVYKILIHHLCANFLLDDANNLLEEMIDCGVVPSEDVFEDMVIGLC, from the exons ATGGCCGTAAAGCTCTCACCTTTAGCATCCCCAAAGAACATCCATCGCCGGGTCAATCTATTCGCCCGCCTTTCCTCAATCCCATGCCCGGTCGATGTCGAAATTCCTCAAGAAACCCGTCACAGTTCAACCAACAGCTCTGACTACGAGTCCAACATTAAATTCTTGAGAGGTAAGCTCGTCCCTGACAATCTGATCCGGGTTCTTGGTAGCACCGGGAACATTGAATCTTTGGTGAGGATTTTCAAATGGGCTGCCCTCCAGAAAAGGTTCCAACACACTGCTGGGACTTACTGTGGGATGGTCTTGAAGTTGGATTTGGCCG AAAAAGGGGAGTTGAAGGATGTTATATTTGTGTACAAGGAGATGGTGAAAGCAGGAAGAGCGCCGAGTATTGATACTCTGAATTATTTGCTGGAGGCTCTTATCGAGGCGGGGTGGATTGATTCTGCTTTGGATCAGTACAGGAGAATTAACAAGAAAGGGTTTGCTCCGAATAGTAGGACTTTTGAAGTACTAATTAAGAATCTTTTCAAGAAGGGCCGAATTGATGAGGTGGTTGTGATATTGCCGGATATGGTTGAACTTAGGATGGAGATGGATCCGAGTTTTTACACTTGTGTTATTACATTGTTGTGCAAGGAAGATAAACTGGGGGAGGGAATGCGGTTGTTTAAAACGATGAGGGCTTCTAAACTAGTGCCGGATCCATCAGTTTACAAGATTTTAATTCATCATTTGTGTGCCAACTTTCTACTGGATGATGCAAATAACCTTCTCGAAGAGATGATTGATTGTGGTGTAGTGCCTTCGGAGGATGTATTTGAGGATATGGTTATTGGACTTTGCTAG
- the LOC116207596 gene encoding pentatricopeptide repeat-containing protein At5g46100-like, producing the protein MAVKLSPLASPKKIHPWVNLFARLSSIPCPVDVESPQQTRHSSPTGSDYESNIKSSRGKLVPDNLIRVLGSTGDIESLVRIFKWAAVQERFQHTAGTYCVMILKLGLAGNVKEMEGFCQNMIKDRCPGAEDALVSLVEKFLEHGRMNAAIRVLASMTAEGFKPSAELFNALLGALVAEKGELKDVIFVYKEMVKAGRTPSIDTLNYLLEALIEAGWIDSALDQYRRINKKGCAPNSRTFEVLIKNLFKKGRIDEAVVILPDMVELRMEMDPSFYSCVITLLCKENKMEEGMRLFKTMRASKLVPDPSVYKILIHHLCANFLLDDANNLLEEMIDSGVVPSEDVFVDMVIGLCKLGKEPEALNLLEDKQVLATSPHNALLSGCCTAGEYFLAKELLEQMCERDIVDCDSWNILIRWLCGHFKLKQALQVLGKMVVASLIPDSSTHSALILGYSKLGLHDDAIKLFERVCARCWVLDPLSHSELIKSLCEIGRTLEAAEVFRYMSVKKHPLESCSFNMLMKAVFDTRGIHEAREMLTLAAECGVSFSDETYTIMLDGLSEKPKYQLIVLAQMVVRGFGISREAYAILIRGAASSLSRANEAALLFNLMVAEEMIPESESLLDLLSIFAGRSQLHKISCSIDKLLSTHGVLNSDMYSLLINGLWKEGDKSKARDLLDLMLEKGWVPDVTTHGLFIGPTSIQETNPRKPVSDNSVAEDNISSILSDGLGRI; encoded by the coding sequence ATGGCCGTAAAGCTCTCACCTTTAGCATCCCCAAAGAAAATCCATCCCTGGGTCAATCTATTTGCCCGCCTTTCCTCAATCCCATGCCCGGTCGATGTCGAAAGTCCTCAACAAACCCGTCACAGTTCACCCACCGGCTCTGACTACGAGTCCAACATAAAATCCTCGAGAGGTAAGCTCGTCCCTGACAATCTGATCCGGGTTCTTGGTAGCACCGGGGACATTGAATCTTTGGTGAGGATTTTCAAATGGGCTGCCGTCCAGGAAAGGTTTCAACACACTGCTGGGACTTACTGTGTGATGATCTTGAAGTTGGGTTTGGCCGGTAATGTTAAAGAAATGGAGGGATTCTGCCAGAATATGATCAAAGATCGATGCCCTGGTGCTGAAGATGCTCTTGTTTCATTGGTCGAGAAGTTCCTTGAGCATGGTAGGATGAATGCGGCGATTCGGGTGCTTGCGAGTATGACTGCAGAGGGTTTTAAGCCGAGTGCTGAGTTGTTCAATGCTTTATTGGGTGCCCTTGTGGCAGAAAAAGGAGAGTTGAAGGATGTTATATTTGTGTACAAGGAGATGGTGAAAGCAGGAAGAACGCCGAGTATTGATACTCTGAATTATTTGCTGGAGGCTCTTATCGAGGCGGGGTGGATTGATTCTGCTTTGGATCAGTACAGGAGAATTAACAAGAAAGGGTGTGCTCCAAATAGTAGGACTTTTGAAGTACTAATTAAGAATCTTTTCAAGAAGGGCCGCATTGATGAGGCGGTTGTGATATTGCCAGATATGGTTGAACTTAGGATGGAGATGGATCCGAGTTTTTATTCTTGTGTTATTACATTGTTGTGCAAGGAAAATAAGATGGAGGAGGGAATGCGGTTGTTTAAAACAATGAGGGCTTCTAAACTAGTGCCAGATCCATCAGTTTACAAGATTTTAATTCATCATTTGTGTGCCAACTTTCTACTGGATGATGCGAATAACCTTCTCGAAGAGATGATTGATAGTGGTGTAGTGCCTTCGGAGGATGTATTTGTGGATATGGTTATTGGACTTTGCAAGTTGGGGAAAGAACCCGAGGCACTAAACCTGTTGGAAGATAAACAGGTTCTTGCAACTTCTCCACACAATGCATTGCTTTCCGGTTGCTGCACTGCTGGTGAATATTTCTTGGCAAAAGAGCTGCTCGAGCAGATGTGTGAAAGGGATATTGTTGACTGTGATTCCTGGAATATTCTGATCAGATGGCTCTGTGGGCACTTTAAGCTCAAACAAGCATTGCAAGTTCTCGGAAAAATGGTTGTGGCTTCACTAATTCCTGATTCTTCCACGCACTCAGCTCTCATTCTTGGTTACAGTAAATTGGGGTTACATGATGATGCCATAAAGCTGTTTGAGCGAGTATGTGCGAGGTGCTGGGTATTGGATCCACTGTCTCACTCCGAGCTAATAAAAAGCCTCTGTGAAATCGGGAGGACTCTTGAAGCTGCAGAAGTGTTCCGTTATATGTCCGTGAAGAAACATCCCCTCGAATCTTGCTCGTTCAATATGCTCATGAAGGCTGTTTTTGACACAAGGGGCATTCATGAAGCAAGGGAGATGCTGACATTGGCAGCAGAGTGCGGTGTTTCTTTTAGTGATGAAACATACACCATCATGTTAGATGGTCTGTCTGAGAAGCCTAAATATCAGCTAATCGTGCTGGCACAGATGGTGGTAAGAGGATTTGGGATTAGTAGAGAAGCTTACGCCATCCTCATAAGGGGTGCCGCGAGTTCATTGAGTCGAGCAAATGAAGCGGCTTTACTTTTTAACCTGATGGTCGCCGAGGAAATGATCCCTGAATCAGAATCCTTGCTTGACTTACTCTCCATATTTGCCGGTCGTTCTCAGTTACACAAGATTTCTTGTTCAATCGATAAACTTCTCTCTACACATGGAGTTCTGAACTCAGACATGTACAGTTTGCTGATAAATGGTCTGTGGAAAGAGGGTGACAAGAGCAAGGCGCGTGACTTGCTGGATCTGATGTTGGAGAAGGGTTGGGTCCCTGATGTTACGACCCATGGACTGTTCATTGGGCCTACTTCTATTCAGGAAACTAATCCGAGAAAACCGGTATCAGATAACTCTGTAGCTGAAGACAACATAAGCAGCATACTCTCTGACGGCTTGGGGAGAATATAA
- the LOC116193105 gene encoding uncharacterized protein LOC116193105, protein MGGGGDGDGGGGAAEAQYVKAKTSVWWDIENCQVPKGCDAHAIAQNISSALAKLNYSGPVSISAYGDTTRIPSSIQQALSSTGIALNHVPAGVKDASDKKILVDMLFWAVDNPAPANYLLISGDRDFSNALHQLRMRRYNILLAQPQKASAPLIAAAKSVWLWTSLSAGGSPLSSSESQHLGGISHISSSETLQVPVSSVSQTYHLGDFVAESPHFHSGNQNFNPGRGIDPSMHEGRKNPVRPAVRPMGPPPPFGIHGDQNSLNSYQQGPYIAGVPSGGPPNAANDPFRNNGNIQGNYQTHHTRRVRPNNFAAQPPFNQGNMYPPNNHFGASPLVPPRPDRANFSQGPPDISRLNVGAHASRVQSPPNFQQQSSNPKQTSASETTKRRNKGLQNGGMNHNIMQTNHDGSNKRYHNGPDRAAMSSGMDTSDVPPNGIWGTPGHPKPSGYVQGLIGVILLALDTLKNEKIMPTEANIVDCIQCGDPKHWNTDVKEALESGIKQQMIVKQNLSGSVQFYVGKNMKLWKCVNPLGGNPSHYPKKTWAEIQKFLASSEGKSAIMSSRCRYEAGMIMKQMCLKDFALGDVLQILNLLITVRKWIAPHQSGWQPIKITLPDTNSTVSSVKSDDDGSSWEEGKL, encoded by the exons ATGGGCGGAGGAGGGGACGGCGACGGTGGTGGCGGCGCGGCCGAGGCGCAGTACGTCAAGGCGAAGACGTCGGTGTGGTGGGACATCGAGAACTGTCAGGTCCCCAAAGGGTGCGATGCTCACGCGATTGCCCAGAACATAAGCTCCGCCCTCGCCAAGCTCAATTACAGTGGCCCGGTATCGATCTCGGCCTATGGAGATACCACCCGTATTCCTTCCTCTATCCAGCAAGCTCTCTCTAGTACCGGAATCGCTCTTAATCACGTCCCTGCAG GTGTTAAGGATGCAAGCGACAAGAAGATTCTGGTGGACATGTTATTCTGGGCCGTGGACAATCCGGCACCTGCTAATTATTTGTTGATTTCTGGAGACCGGGACTTCTCCAATGCACTTCATCAGTTGCGCATGAGACGATATAACATTCTTCTAGCACAGCCACAGAAAGCATCTGCACCGTTAATTGCAGCTGCAAAGAGCGTATGGCTCTGGACCAGTCTCTCGGCTGGGGGATCACCCTTGTCGAGTTCTGAATCGCAGCACCTCGGTGGCATCAGTCATATTTCTAGCTCTGAGACATTACAGGTTCCTGTTTCTAGTGTATCCCAAACATATCACTTAGGGGATTTCGTTGCTGAAAGCCCCCATTTTCATTCAGGAAATCAGAACTTCAATCCTGGGAGGGGTATTGACCCTAGCATGCATGAAGGGAGAAAAAATCCGGTTCGTCCTGCCGTGAGACCCATGGGCCCACCTCCACCATTTGGGATTCATGGAGATCAAAACAGTTTGAACTCATATCAACAAGGTCCATATATTGCCGGCGTTCCCTCTGGTGGACCACCTAACGCTGCTAATGATCCTTTTAGGAACAATGGTAACATTCAAGGCAACTATCAAACTCATCATACACGGCGAGTAAGGCCCAATAACTTTGCTGCGCAACCTCCGTTTAATCAGGGGAACATGTATCCACCGAACAATCACTTCGGTGCCTCTCCTCTAGTGCCACCTAGGCCCGATAGGGCCAACTTTTCTCAAGGACCCCCTGATATTAGCAGGTTGAACGTTGGTGCTCATGCTAGCAGAGTTCAAAGCCCTCCCAACTTTCAGCAGCAAAGTTCAAACCCAAAGCAGACATCTGCTAGTGAGACTACGAAGCGCCGGAACAAAGGGTTACAAAATGGAGGTATGAACCACAACATAATGCAGACCAACCATGATGGATCGAACAAAAGATACCATAATGGTCCAGATCGAGCTGCTATGTCCTCTGGCATGGATACTTCCGATGTTCCTCCAAATGGTATTTGGGGGACTCCAGGACACCCAAAACCTTCGGGGTATGTCCAAGGTCTTATAGGAGTTATCTTACTCGCCTTGGACACCCTAAAGAATGAGAAGATTATGCCAACTGAAGCAAATATAGTGGACTGTATTCAATGTGGAGATCCCAAACATTGGAACACTGATGTAAAAGAGGCCCTAGAGAGTGGCATCAAACAGCAAATGATAGTGAAGCAGAACTTAAGTGGTTCTGTGCAGTTTTACGTTGGTAAAAATATGAAGCTGTGGAAGTGTGTGAATCCACTAGGGGGTAATCCAAGCCATTATCCCAAGAAAACATGGGCGGAGATACAAAAATTCTTAGCATCCTCTGAAGGAAAATCTGCAATAATGTCTTCTCGGTGCAG GTATGAAGCAGGTATGATTATGAAGCAAATGTGCTTGAAAGATTTTGCTCTGGGTGACGTACTCCAGATTTTAAACCTGTTAATCACCGTAAGGAAATGGATAGCGCCTCATCAATCAGGATGGCAACCGATTAAAATTACTCTTCCAGATACAAATAGCACCGTTTCATCAGTAAAAAGTGATGATGATGGCTCTTCATGGGAAGAGGGCAAGCTCTGA